In Xylanibacter ruminicola 23, a single genomic region encodes these proteins:
- a CDS encoding aspartate carbamoyltransferase regulatory subunit translates to MNKKERLVAAIENGTVIDHIPTDKTYQVASLLGLFTLKTPVTIGFNYPSKKVGSKGIIKVSDKFFTDDEVSRLSVVAPNVILSIIRDYEVVEKRSVVTPSEIKGIVKCNNPKCITNNEPMKTHFHVENGILTCHYCEKEQDINKVELC, encoded by the coding sequence ATGAATAAGAAAGAGCGATTGGTTGCCGCGATTGAGAACGGCACTGTGATTGATCATATTCCAACCGACAAGACATACCAGGTGGCCAGCTTGCTGGGACTGTTTACACTGAAAACACCTGTTACCATCGGTTTTAACTATCCCTCGAAAAAGGTGGGCTCGAAAGGTATCATCAAGGTGAGCGATAAGTTCTTTACCGACGACGAGGTGTCGCGCCTCTCGGTAGTTGCACCTAACGTGATACTGAGCATTATACGCGACTACGAGGTGGTTGAGAAGCGCAGTGTGGTTACACCATCGGAGATTAAGGGCATTGTGAAGTGTAATAACCCCAAGTGTATTACCAACAATGAGCCGATGAAGACCCACTTCCACGTTGAGAACGGCATTCTGACTTGCCACTACTGCGAGAAGGAGCAGGATATCAACAAAGTGGAACTTTGTTGA
- a CDS encoding S9 family peptidase, translating to MKKLRLFSLGVSLALAVSASAGKQITLTDITKGEFRSKSISAVYPLADGETYAQISSDGKQIVTYSFKTGKQVGVLFDAATARGAEISEVDGYIMSPDGTRLLIQTNTKAIYRRSFTATYYIYSIRNNKLEPLSDGGPQQTPVFSPDGNQIAFVRDNNIFLVKLLYDNAESQVTKDGKRNEVINGIPDWVYEEEFSTNSSMVFTADSKQILWIRYDESAVKQYSMQLFKGLKPTRTEFAEYPGDYTYKYPVPGQVNSKVSVWSYDIKSHQTRKIDVPLGAEDYIPRIKATSDPAKVAIMTMNRHQDVLRIYMANPLSTVCKLAIEDKVDKYIKEEVLDDIQLTDQHILLPSERDGYNHLYLYNLNGQLLRQIIHENFVVKAVYGYDEKTGDTYFAANPTGATEQQVMVAHQNGKVEALTPKSGVSNAIFSKNFKYFINIWSDINNPAQYTICQNNGKKLTTLIDNHELKAKLADYELGQKQMFTFTTSEGVQLNGYMVKPANFDANKQYPVIMYQYGGPGSQQVLNQWGLGMAGNGAILEQYLCQQGYICVCVDNRGTGGRGAEFEKCTYLRLGELEARDQVETALWLGNQSYVDKDRIGIWGWSYGGWNTLMSMSEGRPVFRAGVAIAPPTCWRYYDSIYTERYMRTPKENASGYDEVNPIARANNLHGALLICHGLADDNVHYQNTAEYVEALVQADKDFRQLVYTNRNHGISGGNTRNHLYRQAINHFNDNLK from the coding sequence ATGAAGAAATTAAGATTATTCTCGCTTGGCGTGTCGCTGGCGCTGGCTGTGAGTGCTTCGGCTGGCAAGCAGATTACGCTCACCGACATTACCAAGGGCGAGTTCCGCAGTAAGTCCATCAGCGCCGTTTACCCCTTGGCCGATGGCGAGACCTACGCGCAGATTAGCAGCGATGGTAAGCAGATTGTTACTTACTCGTTTAAAACCGGCAAACAGGTAGGCGTGCTGTTCGATGCAGCCACCGCCCGTGGCGCTGAGATCAGTGAGGTGGATGGTTACATCATGAGTCCTGATGGCACCCGATTGCTCATCCAGACCAACACCAAGGCCATCTATCGTCGCTCGTTCACTGCCACCTATTATATATATAGCATCCGCAACAACAAGTTGGAGCCCCTGTCGGATGGCGGTCCTCAGCAAACGCCCGTGTTCTCGCCCGATGGTAACCAGATTGCCTTCGTACGCGACAACAACATCTTCCTGGTAAAGCTGCTCTACGATAATGCCGAGAGTCAGGTTACCAAGGACGGCAAGCGCAACGAGGTGATCAACGGTATCCCCGACTGGGTGTACGAGGAGGAGTTCTCAACCAACTCGTCGATGGTGTTCACCGCCGACTCTAAGCAGATTCTGTGGATCCGTTACGACGAGAGCGCCGTTAAGCAGTACTCTATGCAGCTGTTCAAGGGCCTGAAGCCCACCCGCACCGAGTTTGCCGAGTACCCTGGCGACTACACCTATAAGTACCCCGTGCCCGGTCAGGTTAACTCCAAGGTTAGCGTGTGGAGCTACGATATCAAGAGTCATCAGACCCGCAAGATCGACGTGCCCCTGGGTGCCGAGGATTATATCCCCCGTATCAAAGCTACCAGCGATCCTGCCAAGGTGGCCATCATGACCATGAACCGCCACCAGGACGTGCTGCGTATCTATATGGCCAACCCGCTCTCAACCGTTTGCAAGCTGGCTATCGAGGATAAGGTTGATAAGTACATCAAGGAAGAGGTGCTCGACGACATCCAGCTCACCGATCAGCACATCCTGCTGCCCAGCGAGCGCGATGGCTACAACCATCTGTATCTGTACAACCTGAACGGACAGCTGCTGCGCCAGATTATCCACGAGAATTTTGTGGTAAAAGCCGTTTACGGTTACGACGAGAAGACCGGCGACACCTATTTTGCCGCTAACCCCACTGGTGCTACCGAGCAGCAGGTGATGGTGGCCCACCAGAATGGCAAGGTAGAGGCGCTCACTCCTAAGTCGGGTGTCAGCAACGCCATTTTCAGCAAGAACTTCAAGTACTTTATCAATATCTGGAGCGATATCAACAATCCCGCCCAGTACACCATCTGCCAGAACAACGGCAAAAAGCTCACCACACTTATCGACAACCACGAGCTCAAGGCAAAGTTGGCCGATTACGAGCTGGGGCAGAAGCAGATGTTTACTTTTACCACCAGCGAGGGCGTGCAGCTGAACGGTTATATGGTTAAGCCCGCCAACTTCGATGCCAACAAGCAGTATCCCGTCATCATGTATCAGTACGGCGGTCCTGGCTCGCAGCAGGTGCTCAACCAGTGGGGCCTGGGCATGGCTGGCAATGGTGCCATCCTCGAGCAGTATCTGTGTCAGCAGGGTTATATCTGCGTGTGCGTTGATAACCGTGGTACCGGCGGTCGTGGTGCCGAATTCGAGAAGTGTACCTACCTGCGCCTGGGCGAGCTCGAGGCTCGCGACCAGGTAGAGACAGCCCTTTGGCTGGGTAATCAGAGTTATGTAGATAAGGATCGTATCGGCATCTGGGGTTGGAGTTATGGTGGCTGGAACACCCTCATGTCGATGTCCGAGGGTCGCCCTGTGTTCCGTGCCGGTGTGGCCATCGCGCCTCCTACCTGCTGGCGTTATTACGACTCTATCTATACCGAGCGTTACATGCGTACACCTAAGGAGAATGCCAGCGGCTACGACGAGGTTAACCCCATCGCCCGTGCCAACAACCTGCATGGTGCGCTGCTCATCTGCCATGGTTTGGCCGACGACAACGTTCACTATCAGAACACCGCCGAATACGTAGAGGCATTGGTACAGGCCGATAAGGATTTCCGTCAGTTAGTATATACCAACCGCAATCACGGCATCTCGGGTGGTAACACCCGCAACCACCTGTATCGCCAGGCCATCAATCATTTCAATGATAATTTGAAATAA
- the pyrB gene encoding aspartate carbamoyltransferase produces MKKHNFVTIADLTREKILYMIEMAQEFEKHPNRELLKGKVVATLFFEPSTRTRLSFETAANRLGARVIGFADPKITSGTKGETLKDTILMVSNYADVIVMRHYIEGAAQYASEVAPVPIVNAGDGAHQHPSQCMLDLYSIYKTQGTLENLNIYLVGDLKYGRTVHSLIMAMRHFNPTFHFVAPKELAMPKEYKIYCDEHGIKYQEHTAFNEKVIADADILYMTRVQKERFSDLMEYERVKNVYVLNNDLLKNAKPNMKILHPLPRVNEIAYEVDDNPHAYYIQQAGNGLFAREAIFCDVLGITLDEVKTDKTIIH; encoded by the coding sequence ATGAAAAAGCATAATTTTGTAACAATTGCCGATCTCACTCGAGAGAAGATCCTCTACATGATTGAGATGGCGCAAGAGTTCGAGAAGCACCCCAATCGTGAGTTGCTGAAGGGCAAAGTTGTGGCAACCCTTTTCTTCGAACCCTCAACCCGAACCCGACTTAGTTTTGAAACAGCAGCTAACCGTCTGGGTGCCCGTGTTATCGGATTTGCCGATCCGAAGATTACCAGCGGCACCAAGGGCGAGACACTGAAGGACACCATCCTGATGGTATCGAACTACGCCGACGTGATTGTGATGCGCCATTATATCGAAGGCGCCGCTCAATATGCTTCGGAGGTAGCCCCAGTGCCCATCGTGAATGCCGGCGACGGCGCACATCAGCACCCCTCGCAGTGTATGCTTGACCTCTACTCGATCTACAAGACGCAGGGCACGCTGGAGAATCTGAACATCTATCTGGTGGGCGACCTGAAATACGGACGAACGGTACACTCGCTGATTATGGCCATGAGGCACTTCAACCCCACCTTCCACTTTGTGGCGCCGAAGGAACTGGCCATGCCGAAGGAATACAAGATTTATTGCGACGAACACGGCATTAAGTATCAGGAGCACACGGCGTTTAACGAGAAGGTGATAGCCGATGCCGACATATTATATATGACGCGCGTGCAAAAAGAAAGATTCAGCGACCTGATGGAATACGAACGCGTAAAGAACGTATATGTGCTGAACAACGACCTGCTGAAAAACGCCAAACCTAACATGAAGATATTGCACCCGCTGCCACGCGTAAACGAGATTGCCTACGAGGTGGACGACAACCCACATGCTTACTACATACAACAGGCCGGTAACGGACTGTTTGCCCGCGAGGCCATCTTCTGCGATGTGCTGGGAATTACACTCGACGAAGTTAAAACAGATAAAACTATTATTCATTGA
- the glyA gene encoding serine hydroxymethyltransferase yields MNRDNTIFELIEKEHQRQLKGIELIASENFVSDQVMEAMGSYLTNKYAEGYPGHRYYGGCQVVDEVEQLAIDRVCKLFGAEYANVQPHSGAQANAAVLLAVLKPGDTFMGLNLDHGGHLSHGSRVNTSGLIYNPIGYNLNKETGRVDYDEMEQLALEHKPKLIIGGGSAYSREWDYKRMREIADKVGALLMIDMAHPAGLIAAGLLENPVKYAHIVTSTTHKTLRGPRGGIILMGKDFENPWGLKTPKGVTKMMSQLLNSAVFPGQQGGPLEHVIAAKAVAFGEALQPEFKEWAKQVQKNAKVLADELVKRGFGIVSGGTDNHSMLVDLRSKYPELTGKVAENALVAADITVNKNMVPFDSRSAFQTSGIRLGTPAITTRGAKEDLMVQIAAWIEEVLNDPENPEVIASVRARVNEKMKDYPLFAY; encoded by the coding sequence ATGAACAGAGACAACACAATCTTCGAGTTGATTGAGAAAGAGCATCAGCGCCAGCTGAAAGGCATTGAGCTGATTGCAAGTGAAAACTTCGTAAGCGACCAGGTGATGGAAGCCATGGGATCTTACCTGACTAACAAGTACGCCGAGGGTTATCCTGGACACCGTTACTATGGTGGTTGCCAGGTGGTTGACGAGGTTGAGCAGTTGGCTATCGACCGCGTTTGCAAGCTTTTCGGTGCTGAGTACGCTAACGTACAGCCTCACTCAGGTGCTCAGGCTAACGCTGCCGTACTGCTGGCCGTACTGAAGCCAGGCGACACATTCATGGGATTGAACCTGGATCACGGTGGTCACCTGTCGCACGGATCACGCGTAAACACATCTGGTTTGATCTACAACCCCATCGGTTACAACCTGAACAAGGAGACCGGTCGCGTAGATTACGACGAGATGGAGCAGCTGGCACTGGAGCACAAGCCAAAGCTGATTATCGGTGGTGGTAGTGCCTACAGCCGCGAGTGGGACTACAAGCGCATGCGTGAGATTGCCGACAAGGTTGGCGCACTGCTGATGATCGACATGGCTCACCCTGCAGGACTGATTGCAGCCGGACTGCTGGAGAACCCTGTGAAGTACGCTCACATCGTAACATCAACAACCCACAAGACTCTGCGTGGTCCTCGTGGTGGTATCATCCTGATGGGTAAGGACTTTGAGAATCCTTGGGGTCTGAAGACACCAAAGGGTGTAACCAAGATGATGAGTCAGTTGCTGAACTCAGCCGTATTCCCCGGACAGCAGGGTGGTCCTCTGGAGCACGTTATCGCTGCCAAGGCTGTGGCTTTCGGCGAGGCTCTGCAGCCTGAGTTCAAGGAGTGGGCTAAGCAGGTACAGAAGAACGCTAAGGTACTGGCCGACGAGCTGGTTAAGCGTGGCTTCGGCATCGTTAGCGGTGGTACCGACAACCACTCAATGCTGGTTGACCTGCGCTCTAAGTATCCTGAGCTGACTGGTAAGGTAGCTGAGAACGCTCTGGTTGCTGCCGACATTACCGTTAACAAGAACATGGTTCCATTCGACAGCCGCAGCGCTTTCCAGACTTCTGGTATCCGTCTGGGTACACCTGCCATCACCACACGTGGTGCTAAGGAGGACCTGATGGTTCAGATTGCTGCCTGGATTGAGGAGGTACTGAACGATCCTGAGAACCCAGAGGTTATCGCAAGCGTTCGCGCCCGCGTTAACGAGAAAATGAAGGATTATCCTTTGTTCGCTTATTAA
- a CDS encoding smalltalk protein translates to MSKKETLKFIVQMIASIATAIVTALGATSCVAV, encoded by the coding sequence ATGAGTAAGAAAGAGACATTAAAGTTTATCGTGCAGATGATTGCATCAATCGCAACGGCGATTGTGACGGCGCTGGGAGCTACAAGCTGCGTTGCAGTTTGA
- a CDS encoding transglycosylase domain-containing protein: protein MRKLFVYFLWTLLTLTILGTAGAFYAIDKGWIGYMPPIEDLQNPISRFATQIYSADGQLLGTWNYNRENRVMVDYNKIAPSLIQALVATEDVRFYDHSGVDFIALARAIVKRGILGQKSAGGGSTITQQLAKQLYSDQAHSTVERLLQKPIEWVIAVKLERTYTKDEIITMYLNYFDFLHNAVGIKTAANTYFSKEPKDLSVTESATLVGLCKNPSYFNPVRNPERSRDRRNVVLGQMVKAGYLTPEAYDSLSTQPLTLKFHVADHKEGLAQYFREYLRQYMTAKKPVRANYPSWNMAKFVTDSINWETDPLFGWCNKNKKRDGENYNIYTDGLKVYTTIDSRMQEYAEKAAYQHVVKFLQPAFDKEMQSKKNAPYSANLTAAQVEQILNRSIRQCERYRVLKESGATDDEIYRSFRTKTKMSVFTYHGEVDTIMTPLDSIKYYKSFLRTGFISMCPQNGYVKAYVGGLNYEHFAYDMVMEGRRQVGSTIKPYLYSLAMENGFTPCDEAPNVQQTYIVAGQSWTPRNGSKARYGEMVTLKWGLQQSNNWISAYLMSKLNPRAFVDLLHEYGIRNPDIHPSMALCLGPCDISVGEMASAYTAFVNHGIRAACMFVTKIEDSEGNVIAQFQPRLNEVISEESAHKMIYMLRNVVDGGTASRLRFKYNLTGQLAGKTGTTNNNSDAWFVGLTPTLVNACWVGGDDRDIHFNSMAMGQGASGALPIFALYMQQVYKNARLGYHQDEVFDVPAGFDPCPMGGGETDDLGGENDIEEIFE from the coding sequence ATGAGAAAGCTATTTGTCTATTTTCTATGGACATTATTGACATTAACCATCCTGGGCACGGCCGGTGCTTTTTACGCCATCGATAAGGGTTGGATTGGTTATATGCCACCTATCGAAGACCTTCAGAACCCCATCAGTCGCTTCGCCACCCAGATTTATTCTGCCGATGGCCAGCTGTTGGGCACCTGGAATTATAATCGTGAAAATCGTGTGATGGTAGATTACAATAAAATCGCTCCATCACTCATTCAGGCATTGGTGGCTACCGAGGATGTGCGCTTCTACGATCATTCGGGTGTGGATTTCATTGCCCTCGCGCGCGCGATAGTAAAAAGAGGTATCTTAGGTCAGAAGAGTGCCGGTGGTGGATCCACCATCACCCAGCAGCTGGCCAAGCAGTTGTATTCCGATCAGGCTCACTCTACCGTCGAGCGCCTGCTGCAGAAACCCATCGAGTGGGTGATAGCCGTCAAACTGGAGCGTACCTACACCAAGGACGAGATTATTACCATGTACTTGAATTATTTTGACTTTCTGCACAATGCGGTGGGCATCAAGACAGCTGCCAACACCTACTTTAGCAAAGAGCCAAAAGACCTGAGCGTTACCGAGTCGGCCACACTCGTGGGCCTGTGTAAGAACCCTTCTTACTTCAATCCCGTACGCAATCCCGAGCGCAGTCGCGACCGTCGTAACGTGGTGCTCGGTCAGATGGTAAAGGCCGGCTACCTTACCCCCGAAGCCTACGATTCGCTCAGCACCCAGCCACTCACTCTCAAGTTCCATGTGGCCGACCATAAGGAAGGTCTGGCACAGTATTTCCGTGAGTACCTGCGCCAGTACATGACTGCCAAAAAGCCTGTCCGTGCCAACTATCCTTCGTGGAATATGGCCAAGTTCGTTACCGACTCAATTAACTGGGAGACAGACCCTTTGTTCGGTTGGTGTAACAAAAACAAGAAGCGCGATGGCGAGAATTATAACATCTATACCGATGGCCTCAAGGTTTACACCACCATCGATTCGCGCATGCAGGAGTATGCCGAAAAAGCAGCCTACCAGCACGTGGTAAAGTTCCTGCAGCCCGCCTTCGATAAGGAGATGCAGTCAAAGAAGAATGCCCCTTATTCGGCCAACCTCACCGCTGCCCAGGTAGAGCAGATTCTGAATCGTTCTATCCGTCAGTGCGAGCGCTATCGTGTGCTCAAGGAGAGTGGGGCAACCGACGACGAGATCTACCGTTCGTTCCGTACCAAGACCAAGATGTCGGTCTTCACTTACCACGGCGAGGTGGATACCATTATGACGCCACTCGATTCGATAAAATATTACAAATCATTCCTGCGTACCGGCTTCATCAGCATGTGTCCACAGAATGGTTATGTAAAGGCCTACGTGGGTGGTCTTAACTACGAGCACTTTGCTTACGATATGGTGATGGAGGGTCGCCGCCAGGTTGGTTCTACCATCAAACCCTATCTGTACTCGCTCGCCATGGAGAACGGTTTCACCCCTTGCGACGAGGCGCCTAACGTACAGCAGACCTACATCGTGGCCGGTCAGTCGTGGACGCCACGCAACGGTAGTAAGGCCCGCTACGGCGAGATGGTAACCCTGAAGTGGGGCTTGCAGCAGTCAAACAACTGGATTTCGGCCTACCTCATGAGTAAGCTCAATCCCCGTGCCTTCGTCGATCTGCTTCACGAGTACGGTATCCGCAACCCCGATATCCATCCTTCGATGGCCCTCTGTCTGGGTCCTTGCGACATCAGTGTAGGCGAGATGGCCAGTGCTTATACCGCATTTGTTAACCATGGTATCCGCGCTGCGTGCATGTTTGTTACTAAGATCGAGGACAGCGAGGGTAATGTGATTGCCCAGTTCCAGCCCCGCCTTAACGAGGTGATTAGCGAGGAGAGTGCACATAAGATGATATATATGCTGCGCAATGTAGTTGATGGCGGTACCGCCAGTCGTCTGCGCTTTAAGTATAACCTTACCGGTCAGCTGGCAGGTAAAACAGGTACCACCAATAATAATAGCGATGCCTGGTTCGTAGGTCTTACCCCCACATTGGTTAATGCCTGCTGGGTAGGTGGCGACGATCGTGATATCCACTTCAACTCTATGGCCATGGGTCAGGGAGCCTCGGGTGCACTGCCCATTTTCGCACTCTATATGCAGCAGGTTTATAAAAATGCCCGCTTAGGATATCACCAGGACGAGGTGTTTGATGTACCTGCCGGTTTCGATCCTTGTCCGATGGGTGGCGGCGAGACCGACGATTTGGGTGGCGAAAACGACATTGAGGAGATTTTTGAATAA